In Neorhodopirellula lusitana, the following are encoded in one genomic region:
- the ilvD gene encoding dihydroxy-acid dehydratase — translation MTSPASDQNVLNKYSRHITQPKSQGASQAMLYATGLSSDDMNKPQVGIGSMWYEGNSCNMHLLDLAADVREGVVDAGMVGMRFNTIGVSDGISMGTDGMSFSLQSRDLIADSIETIMGAQWYDALVTLPGCDKNMPGCLIAMGRLNRPSLMVYGGTIKPGKFKGEKLDIVSAFQCYGQYISGQIDEGEREEIVKRSCPGAGACGGMYTANTMATAIEALGMSLPYSASIPAVDEEKKQECHRAGAAILNLLEKDIKPRDIMTREAFEDAMVTLMALGGSTNAVLHLIAMARAVDVPLTIDDFQSVSDRTPYLADLKPSGKFVQEDLHSIGGTPAVMKYLLEKGYIKGGHMTVTGKTLAENLADLPGLKEGQTIVSMVEAPLKKSGHIRILKGSLSPTGAVAKITGKEGLQFSGPARVYNSEEDMLAALERSEIKKGDVVVIRYEGPKGGPGMPEMLTPTSAIMGAGLGSDVALLTDGRFSGGSHGFIVGHITPEAQDGGPIALVQDGDTITIDAETNSLDVDFDEAEMAKRLAAWTAPPLKATRGTLYKYIKCVKSASEGCVTDE, via the coding sequence ATGACTTCCCCCGCTTCTGACCAAAACGTTCTGAACAAATACAGCCGACACATCACCCAGCCGAAGAGCCAAGGTGCGTCTCAGGCGATGTTGTACGCGACCGGCTTGTCCAGTGACGATATGAACAAGCCACAGGTCGGCATCGGCAGCATGTGGTACGAGGGCAACAGCTGCAACATGCACTTGCTCGACTTGGCCGCCGACGTGCGTGAGGGCGTTGTCGACGCTGGGATGGTCGGCATGCGTTTCAACACCATCGGGGTCTCGGACGGGATTTCAATGGGCACCGACGGCATGAGTTTCTCTTTGCAAAGCCGCGACCTGATCGCCGATAGCATCGAAACCATCATGGGTGCCCAGTGGTACGACGCGTTGGTCACGTTGCCGGGATGTGACAAGAACATGCCTGGTTGTTTGATCGCGATGGGGCGACTCAATCGTCCTTCGCTGATGGTCTACGGCGGCACAATCAAGCCAGGCAAGTTCAAAGGCGAGAAACTGGATATCGTTAGCGCGTTCCAGTGCTACGGCCAATACATCAGTGGGCAAATCGACGAAGGCGAGCGAGAAGAAATCGTAAAGCGGAGTTGCCCAGGTGCGGGTGCGTGCGGCGGCATGTATACCGCCAACACCATGGCGACCGCAATCGAAGCCCTCGGCATGTCGCTGCCGTATTCCGCCAGCATCCCGGCTGTCGATGAAGAGAAAAAACAGGAGTGCCACCGCGCCGGTGCAGCGATCTTGAACTTGCTTGAAAAAGACATCAAGCCACGCGACATCATGACACGCGAGGCATTTGAAGATGCGATGGTGACCTTGATGGCGTTGGGCGGGAGCACGAACGCTGTCTTGCACTTGATCGCCATGGCGCGTGCCGTTGATGTGCCGCTAACCATCGACGACTTCCAATCCGTCAGTGATCGCACACCGTACCTCGCGGACTTGAAACCAAGCGGAAAGTTCGTTCAAGAAGATCTGCACAGCATCGGCGGAACGCCCGCGGTGATGAAGTACCTATTGGAAAAGGGCTACATCAAGGGTGGCCACATGACCGTGACCGGAAAGACCTTGGCTGAGAATCTGGCGGACTTGCCAGGGTTGAAGGAAGGCCAAACGATCGTGTCGATGGTCGAGGCGCCGCTTAAGAAGTCGGGCCACATCCGCATCTTGAAAGGTTCGCTTTCGCCCACCGGTGCGGTTGCCAAGATCACGGGAAAAGAAGGGCTTCAGTTCAGCGGCCCGGCACGCGTTTACAACAGCGAAGAAGACATGCTGGCGGCGTTGGAACGAAGCGAAATCAAAAAGGGTGACGTTGTCGTCATCCGCTACGAAGGTCCCAAGGGTGGACCGGGAATGCCTGAAATGCTGACCCCGACCAGTGCCATCATGGGTGCAGGGTTAGGTTCTGACGTGGCTTTGTTGACCGATGGTCGTTTCAGCGGCGGTAGTCACGGATTCATCGTCGGGCACATCACGCCGGAAGCTCAGGACGGCGGCCCCATCGCATTGGTTCAAGATGGTGACACGATCACGATCGACGCCGAAACCAATTCCCTGGACGTCGATTTTGACGAAGCGGAAATGGCAAAGCGTCTGGCGGCTTGGACCGCTCCACCGTTGAAGGCGACCCGTGGCACGCTGTACAAGTACATCAAGTGCGTAAAGAGCGCCAGCGAAGGTTGCGTTACCGACGAGTAA
- a CDS encoding PTS sugar transporter subunit IIA, which translates to MATVLVAGILGGEIFARFRLPKVTGWIATGILLRWVSLPGMDTSVDPLCLDRFLPYMHFVLGFIAFTVGATLYFASLRNTGKRIGLLLLGEILITPAIVAAMLYYLGPLVPGGEVMTSHPAFVLATIAIAGAPGTTVLVIQEARSRGILTRTLLAAIGLIDMVAVAGFVFITTILGDKAGWPHALQSVVVQFVVTFVIGGGCGVAAIALTRTMVSPAFLGPTIVAAILGAWGLAAGFGTSGGILACTFAGIVVTNLRHDLVRSGEAYLQTISGALFALFYTFAGMRLDFGLVPQAAGLVALYFFARLVGKCVSAFTAMSLAGVTDNVRGYLGISLLPHGGVAVGLILLVTADTAGFSEEVRTLVNTVGLSALAINQLLGPSATRFALERSGEARKDRARLLDFLQEHRITVGLTGNDREKTIRELTAQLYATSKMKLPQEEFIERVMARDAEHSTCLGKGLMIPHAILDEDEGQGIRGVLGISPEGLPFETPDGRLVHAVLLLATPEAERSRHLQVLSAFATAITRDANLVEQLYHARSAAHAYEVLHADKHTDINYFLEDAADQAGLRPT; encoded by the coding sequence ATGGCGACGGTCTTGGTCGCAGGAATCTTGGGGGGAGAGATCTTTGCTCGGTTTCGGCTTCCCAAAGTAACCGGCTGGATCGCCACCGGAATCCTGCTTCGCTGGGTCTCGCTGCCGGGCATGGACACAAGCGTCGACCCGCTGTGCCTGGATCGATTTTTACCCTACATGCACTTCGTGCTGGGCTTCATCGCTTTCACCGTGGGGGCAACCCTGTATTTCGCCAGCCTGCGAAACACGGGAAAACGCATCGGGCTGCTCTTGTTGGGTGAAATTCTGATCACGCCCGCGATTGTTGCGGCGATGCTGTATTACCTGGGACCACTCGTTCCGGGAGGCGAAGTGATGACATCGCATCCTGCTTTTGTGCTAGCGACGATTGCCATTGCCGGTGCTCCCGGCACCACCGTCTTGGTGATCCAAGAAGCTCGCAGCCGAGGCATCCTGACCCGCACCTTGCTGGCTGCGATCGGTTTGATTGACATGGTCGCCGTTGCGGGCTTCGTGTTCATCACGACGATCCTGGGTGACAAAGCAGGCTGGCCTCACGCGTTGCAAAGTGTGGTCGTGCAGTTCGTGGTGACGTTCGTGATTGGTGGCGGTTGCGGCGTGGCAGCGATCGCACTGACCCGAACCATGGTCAGCCCCGCGTTTCTTGGCCCAACGATTGTCGCCGCGATTCTGGGGGCGTGGGGATTGGCCGCCGGGTTCGGTACATCCGGTGGAATCCTGGCGTGCACCTTTGCCGGCATTGTGGTGACCAACTTGCGGCACGACTTGGTTCGTTCCGGCGAGGCCTATCTGCAAACCATCAGCGGCGCCTTGTTCGCGCTCTTCTATACCTTCGCCGGAATGCGATTGGACTTTGGCTTGGTACCGCAAGCAGCAGGCTTGGTCGCGCTGTACTTCTTCGCTCGATTGGTCGGCAAATGCGTCAGTGCATTCACCGCCATGTCACTGGCCGGTGTCACCGACAACGTCCGAGGATACCTGGGCATCTCGCTGTTGCCTCATGGCGGTGTTGCCGTCGGCCTGATTCTATTGGTCACCGCCGACACGGCGGGCTTCAGCGAAGAGGTTCGCACGCTGGTCAACACGGTGGGATTGTCGGCGCTGGCGATCAATCAACTACTGGGCCCGAGTGCGACCCGATTTGCGTTAGAGAGGTCCGGCGAGGCACGCAAGGACCGCGCTCGATTATTGGACTTCTTGCAAGAACATCGCATCACGGTGGGACTGACCGGGAACGATCGCGAAAAAACGATTCGCGAATTGACGGCGCAACTCTACGCGACGTCAAAAATGAAATTGCCACAAGAAGAGTTCATCGAACGAGTGATGGCTCGAGATGCCGAACATTCGACCTGTTTAGGCAAAGGCCTGATGATCCCGCACGCGATCTTGGACGAAGACGAAGGTCAAGGAATCCGAGGCGTCTTAGGAATCAGCCCCGAAGGACTTCCCTTCGAAACGCCCGATGGCCGCCTGGTCCACGCGGTCTTACTGCTGGCGACGCCGGAAGCGGAGAGGAGTCGGCACCTTCAAGTACTGTCCGCTTTTGCCACGGCAATCACTCGCGATGCGAACCTGGTCGAACAACTCTACCATGCTCGCAGTGCGGCTCACGCGTACGAAGTATTGCACGCCGATAAACACACCGACATCAATTACTTCCTCGAAGACGCCGCCGATCAAGCTGGTTTACGTCCAACCTGA
- a CDS encoding RNA-binding domain-containing protein, producing MPLHSFDDLWNMLVESDESTRLEAKTASQTGKSIAETISAFSNEPHLGGGYLLLGVERTSSTPPIHYQIAGVPDPDKVQSEIASQCRDMFSASIRPKLSVHNVDGKNVVVAFIPEADDHHKPVFIKNRGVHSGSFRRVGPTDQRCTEDDLAVLFQLKQGSSFDETPLEGTSFSDVDLNALESYRRARSSHPSANELLEMNDHSLLYALGASEGESSLCRLTVAGLLLFGKSTSLRRKLPLTRVDYIRVEGAGWMTDPEMGYSSIEYRGPLLIIIPKLINQVLQDIPVAFSLPQNEVHRQDLPVIPKRVIREAIVNSLMHRNYQVHQPVQVIQYSNRVEIKNPGYSLIPFERLGESGSRSRNNIIPSTLHDVGLAENKGTGIPVMRNIMKGANLTVPVIETDRLKDEFRLRLLSHHFLGDEDIRWLSQFRSLGLSPMEARALIMLREAKEIDNAAYRQINHTDVHTASKDLRRLRDLGLLETKGGGAAVHYVEGPNFGAGPAVKRQLRPEAISSVLSQSQRQELASLRKELPQDVLDSIDGLKKKAAREVLAKIVREACIARPMTVDELGLLLSRHPKHILKRILPHADLCRERINGITYFGDGDPTVGRRKKRADLKSSVGVSVELTDQQRQELYLLRQELPEGVLSAIDELKKRASPDVLEGIILGICGVRPMTSYEIGLLLSRNPEHLRNRNLRRMLYLKKLAYTHPEEPKHPKQSYVTVSRLSNPV from the coding sequence ATGCCCTTACATTCCTTCGACGACTTGTGGAACATGCTAGTCGAATCAGACGAATCCACTCGATTGGAAGCGAAAACCGCAAGCCAAACCGGGAAGAGTATCGCGGAAACGATTTCAGCATTCTCAAATGAACCTCACCTGGGTGGAGGCTACTTGTTGTTAGGAGTTGAGAGAACTAGTTCAACTCCACCGATACACTATCAAATTGCTGGTGTTCCAGATCCCGATAAAGTGCAATCTGAGATTGCGTCGCAGTGCCGAGATATGTTCAGCGCGTCAATTCGCCCGAAGCTCTCGGTTCATAATGTCGACGGCAAGAATGTTGTCGTTGCCTTTATCCCAGAAGCAGACGATCATCACAAACCTGTCTTCATCAAGAATCGTGGTGTGCACAGTGGATCTTTTCGACGTGTCGGTCCCACTGATCAACGCTGCACGGAGGACGACCTGGCGGTTTTGTTTCAGCTCAAGCAAGGATCTTCTTTCGACGAAACACCGCTGGAAGGCACCTCTTTTTCGGATGTCGATCTGAATGCACTCGAATCTTATCGCCGAGCAAGATCGTCGCATCCTTCGGCAAATGAACTGCTAGAGATGAACGATCACTCGCTTCTATATGCTCTTGGAGCAAGCGAGGGTGAAAGCAGCCTTTGCCGGCTCACGGTGGCAGGCCTTCTTCTGTTCGGAAAGTCTACTTCACTGCGGCGCAAGCTTCCTTTAACTCGAGTGGACTACATTCGCGTTGAGGGGGCTGGATGGATGACAGATCCAGAAATGGGCTACAGTTCGATCGAGTATCGCGGACCACTGTTAATCATAATCCCAAAGCTCATCAATCAAGTCCTTCAAGATATACCGGTCGCTTTCTCGCTTCCGCAAAACGAAGTGCATCGACAAGATCTTCCTGTTATTCCCAAAAGGGTCATCCGGGAAGCGATCGTCAATTCGCTGATGCACCGAAATTATCAGGTTCACCAGCCTGTCCAGGTGATACAATATTCGAACCGAGTTGAGATCAAGAATCCAGGTTACTCGTTAATTCCTTTCGAGCGGCTTGGGGAATCTGGCTCCCGGTCTAGGAACAATATTATTCCCAGCACACTTCATGATGTCGGCCTTGCAGAAAACAAAGGCACTGGGATTCCGGTTATGCGGAATATCATGAAAGGTGCCAATCTTACCGTGCCAGTAATTGAGACGGATAGGCTCAAAGACGAGTTTCGTCTTAGGTTGCTTTCGCATCATTTCTTAGGGGATGAGGATATTCGGTGGCTCTCACAGTTTCGATCGCTTGGATTGTCGCCGATGGAAGCGAGAGCATTGATCATGCTTCGAGAAGCAAAGGAAATTGACAACGCGGCGTATCGCCAAATAAACCACACTGACGTTCATACCGCCAGCAAAGACCTGCGGAGACTTCGAGACCTGGGGTTGCTTGAAACCAAAGGGGGTGGGGCGGCTGTTCACTATGTCGAGGGTCCAAATTTTGGAGCAGGTCCTGCAGTGAAACGGCAACTCAGGCCAGAGGCTATATCGTCGGTGCTTTCGCAGTCACAACGTCAGGAGCTGGCGTCGTTGCGTAAGGAGCTACCGCAGGACGTTCTTGATTCGATCGATGGGCTAAAGAAGAAGGCTGCCCGTGAAGTTTTGGCTAAGATCGTGCGAGAGGCTTGCATCGCCCGACCGATGACAGTGGATGAGCTCGGTTTGCTTTTGTCACGACATCCTAAGCACATTTTAAAGAGGATTTTGCCACACGCCGATTTATGCAGAGAGCGAATTAATGGGATCACTTACTTTGGAGACGGTGATCCAACAGTAGGACGCAGGAAAAAACGAGCCGATCTGAAGTCCTCAGTGGGTGTGTCGGTTGAGCTGACAGACCAGCAACGTCAGGAGCTTTATTTATTGCGTCAGGAGCTTCCCGAGGGCGTTTTGTCTGCGATCGACGAACTGAAAAAGCGGGCATCGCCGGACGTTCTGGAAGGCATTATCCTTGGGATCTGTGGCGTTCGTCCAATGACCTCCTACGAGATTGGGTTACTGCTCTCTCGAAACCCGGAACATCTTCGCAATCGAAACCTTCGGAGAATGCTTTATTTGAAAAAACTGGCATACACACACCCGGAGGAACCCAAGCATCCAAAGCAGAGCTACGTCACGGTTAGCAGACTGTCGAATCCCGTATGA
- a CDS encoding 3-keto-disaccharide hydrolase — MIASLILIGSAPATHAEAPPATQSQASQSVSESIVADSSAISKTSDHDFEQRCRPLFDGTILSRWEGGMYWFHTDGNAIVAGRLEKPIPQNQFLCTMETFINFDLRMDVRMRGTGRNAGVQFRSRRARSSDDGIPRNEVIGYQADMGQAGNESIWGALYDESRRRKMLAVPEPRFTVKWTPSSPEHPAETDPASASDSTPQSEWVSLRIVCVDDQIEIFMNGRRTVAYRETDPSIPREGVIGLQIHSGPPSEAWYRNIRILSL, encoded by the coding sequence GTGATTGCCTCTCTAATCCTCATTGGGAGCGCACCCGCAACCCACGCGGAAGCCCCACCTGCCACCCAATCCCAGGCGTCACAGAGCGTCTCGGAATCGATCGTCGCCGACTCGTCCGCGATTTCCAAAACATCGGACCACGACTTCGAACAACGCTGTCGTCCCCTGTTCGACGGCACGATCCTGTCACGCTGGGAAGGCGGCATGTATTGGTTCCACACCGACGGCAACGCCATCGTGGCCGGTCGCCTGGAAAAGCCAATCCCCCAGAACCAGTTCCTGTGCACGATGGAGACGTTCATCAATTTCGACCTCCGAATGGACGTGCGAATGCGGGGAACCGGCCGCAACGCCGGCGTGCAATTCCGATCTCGCCGCGCCCGATCATCCGACGATGGCATTCCCCGCAACGAGGTCATTGGCTACCAAGCCGACATGGGACAGGCCGGCAACGAGTCCATCTGGGGAGCCCTGTACGACGAATCTCGCCGCCGAAAGATGCTGGCGGTCCCTGAACCTCGCTTCACAGTGAAGTGGACACCCTCTTCGCCAGAGCATCCCGCCGAAACAGACCCTGCATCAGCATCGGATTCAACGCCGCAGTCCGAATGGGTGTCGCTACGAATTGTCTGCGTGGACGACCAGATTGAGATTTTCATGAACGGCCGACGCACGGTCGCCTACCGGGAAACCGACCCAAGCATTCCAAGAGAAGGCGTCATCGGCCTGCAAATTCACAGCGGCCCACCGTCCGAAGCCTGGTACCGGAACATCCGGATTTTGAGCCTCTAG
- a CDS encoding DUF1559 domain-containing protein encodes MPIPKSQAPAQASTRAAFTLVELLVVIAIIGVMVGLLLPAVQAAREAARRMQCSNHLKQIALSVHNYQSAFKKFPPSALIDRSISSTGNNGSWGVHGRILSFLEQGSVYENVDLSIAWDNQSAIDGVKIPTYACPSDPGSDQERVFDDGRPTLYATNYGFNFGRWFVYDPTDNTGGDGMFFPNRMLSFRDCLDGTSNTLLIGEVKAWTPYTRNGGPASTTMPSNQAEAEVVVASGTQFKNTGHTEWPDGRVHHTGITVTLPPNSKVHYTDSGQLHEEMDYNSWQEGKDGIAGNPSYASINSRSHHQGLVMTARVDGSVGAITDSIDLDTWHALGTRHGGEVIQEP; translated from the coding sequence ATGCCCATTCCCAAATCGCAGGCACCCGCGCAGGCAAGCACACGGGCTGCTTTCACTCTCGTCGAACTGTTGGTTGTCATCGCAATCATTGGCGTCATGGTTGGGTTGCTTTTGCCAGCCGTGCAGGCGGCTCGCGAGGCCGCGCGGCGGATGCAGTGCAGCAATCATCTGAAACAAATCGCGTTGTCGGTCCATAACTATCAAAGTGCTTTCAAGAAATTCCCGCCTTCCGCATTGATTGATCGCAGCATCAGTTCGACTGGAAACAATGGTTCGTGGGGCGTGCACGGCCGGATTCTTTCGTTTCTGGAGCAGGGCAGCGTTTACGAAAACGTCGATCTGTCGATCGCCTGGGACAACCAAAGTGCCATCGATGGAGTGAAGATCCCGACCTATGCCTGCCCCAGCGATCCCGGCAGTGACCAAGAGCGTGTCTTCGACGATGGTCGCCCGACCTTGTATGCGACCAACTATGGTTTCAATTTTGGGCGTTGGTTTGTTTACGACCCAACCGACAACACCGGCGGCGACGGGATGTTCTTTCCCAATCGAATGTTGAGCTTCCGGGATTGTTTGGATGGGACCAGCAACACGTTGTTGATTGGGGAGGTCAAAGCGTGGACGCCTTACACACGCAATGGAGGCCCCGCCTCCACGACCATGCCGTCCAATCAAGCCGAGGCCGAAGTCGTCGTTGCCTCCGGAACGCAGTTCAAGAATACCGGGCACACCGAGTGGCCTGACGGACGCGTGCACCACACCGGTATCACCGTCACCCTGCCACCGAACTCAAAGGTGCACTACACCGACAGTGGGCAGCTGCACGAGGAGATGGATTACAATTCTTGGCAAGAAGGTAAGGACGGGATCGCCGGGAATCCGTCTTATGCTTCGATCAATTCACGGAGTCATCACCAGGGGTTGGTCATGACTGCACGAGTCGACGGTTCGGTGGGAGCCATCACCGATTCCATTGATCTGGATACCTGGCACGCTCTTGGCACACGCCATGGTGGTGAGGTGATTCAGGAACCGTAG